From Pseudobdellovibrio exovorus JSS, a single genomic window includes:
- a CDS encoding HPP family protein gives MTFLTSAIMSSNLISISEEKSIAEAASLMKTHDIRHLPVVDSYNELSGIISVTDIAKARDTAESIKEIMTPRVRVVKKSANIKTIIDQMLKFKISSMLVAQNEDVVGIVTTDDLLQLLFELLDEEDDLKKLETEGFLDEGWDDDPSYNYPLRPGHIN, from the coding sequence ATGACGTTTTTAACGAGCGCTATTATGTCTTCGAATCTGATTTCTATCTCTGAAGAAAAAAGTATTGCTGAAGCGGCATCGCTGATGAAAACTCACGACATTCGCCATTTGCCAGTGGTGGATTCTTACAATGAACTTTCAGGAATTATCTCGGTAACTGACATCGCCAAAGCGCGTGATACAGCAGAGTCGATCAAAGAGATTATGACTCCGCGAGTACGTGTCGTGAAGAAAAGTGCCAACATCAAAACGATCATTGATCAGATGTTGAAATTTAAAATTTCCTCTATGTTGGTGGCGCAAAATGAAGATGTCGTGGGGATTGTGACGACAGATGATTTGCTACAGTTGTTATTCGAATTGTTAGATGAAGAAGATGATTTAAAAAAATTAGAAACCGAAGGCTTTTTAGACGAGGGTTGGGACGATGATCCTAGCTACAATTATCCCTTAAGACCCGGTCATATAAACTAA
- a CDS encoding flagellar basal body-associated FliL family protein yields the protein MAEEKAASTESAATESGNSSGSKPYLLIGLVVVNMLVVVLVGFMVWKGRQIEEDKRPIIIDPTDINKPEEQVKPDDIGKVIPLETFIVNLAGTKGRRVLKVNMELEVRGQEVIQEIDNRKAQIRDFIIIILSSKSYEEVSSAEGKDALRSEIKDNINSFLSKGKIVNVYFTELLYN from the coding sequence TTGGCTGAAGAAAAAGCAGCATCGACAGAATCAGCAGCCACAGAATCCGGCAATTCGTCGGGGTCGAAACCTTATCTACTTATTGGTCTAGTTGTCGTCAACATGTTGGTGGTGGTGCTCGTTGGTTTTATGGTTTGGAAAGGCCGTCAAATCGAAGAGGATAAAAGACCTATTATCATTGATCCCACTGATATCAATAAACCTGAAGAACAAGTGAAGCCGGATGACATCGGTAAAGTGATTCCGTTGGAAACTTTCATTGTTAATTTAGCCGGAACTAAAGGCCGCCGTGTTTTAAAAGTGAATATGGAGCTAGAGGTAAGAGGCCAAGAAGTTATCCAAGAGATCGATAATCGCAAAGCGCAAATCCGCGATTTTATTATTATTATTCTTTCTAGCAAAAGTTACGAAGAAGTTTCATCTGCAGAAGGCAAAGACGCTTTAAGAAGTGAAATTAAAGACAATATCAATTCCTTTTTAAGTAAAGGAAAAATCGTAAACGTTTACTTCACAGAGTTGCTTTATAACTAG